A window of the Halobacterium hubeiense genome harbors these coding sequences:
- a CDS encoding phosphate signaling complex PhoU family protein: protein MERRKVQVTGGSTFTVSIPKDWARDHDVEAGDEVGFHPDSGSLLLTPVSPTETEEGTLDISGMEGDELMRAVMTMYVSGFDVLALEADRITADQRRVIRNATQGLVGLEVLEETGNRVVIQDLLDSSELSIHNAVRRMHLISTSMLGDAVDALGDRDLDVATDVIERDDDVDRLWYVVSRIFRGALRSPKVAQEIGLGRETAFDYHSSARQLERVADHAAKIANVTRDLDDDVPGEVADALGDLEADATDIVGTAMEALFTDDPEEATRLANEARADVRGIDEHTRAIDDLLHDLDPQHAQHLGLVVDSLSRSADYGGNIAETALQKSAPTPGP, encoded by the coding sequence ATGGAACGCAGGAAGGTCCAAGTCACGGGCGGATCGACGTTCACCGTCTCGATTCCGAAAGACTGGGCGCGAGACCACGACGTCGAGGCCGGCGACGAAGTCGGCTTCCACCCCGACAGCGGGTCGCTTCTGTTGACGCCGGTCTCCCCCACGGAGACCGAGGAGGGGACGCTTGACATCTCCGGGATGGAGGGCGACGAACTCATGCGCGCGGTGATGACGATGTACGTCAGCGGCTTCGACGTGCTCGCGCTGGAAGCCGACCGCATCACCGCCGACCAGCGCCGCGTCATCCGCAACGCCACGCAGGGACTGGTCGGCCTCGAAGTGCTCGAAGAGACCGGCAATCGCGTCGTCATTCAGGACCTCCTGGACTCCTCGGAGCTCTCTATTCACAACGCCGTCCGTCGGATGCACCTCATCTCCACGTCGATGCTCGGCGACGCCGTCGACGCGCTCGGCGACCGCGACCTCGACGTCGCCACCGACGTCATCGAGCGCGACGACGACGTCGACCGCCTCTGGTACGTCGTCTCCCGCATCTTCCGCGGCGCGCTGCGCTCCCCGAAAGTCGCCCAGGAGATCGGGCTCGGCCGCGAGACCGCCTTCGACTACCACTCCAGCGCCCGCCAGCTCGAACGCGTCGCCGACCACGCCGCGAAAATCGCCAACGTCACCCGCGACCTCGACGACGACGTCCCCGGGGAAGTCGCGGACGCGCTCGGCGACCTCGAAGCCGACGCCACCGACATCGTCGGCACCGCGATGGAGGCACTGTTTACCGACGACCCGGAGGAAGCGACCCGGCTCGCCAACGAAGCACGCGCGGACGTCCGCGGCATCGACGAGCACACGCGCGCCATCGACGACCTCCTCCACGACCTCGACCCCCAGCACGCTCAGCACCTCGGCCTCGTCGTCGACTCGCTGTCCCGGAGCGCCGACTACGGCGGCAACATCGCCGAGACCGCGCTCCAGAAGTCCGCGCCCACGCCCGGCCCGTGA
- a CDS encoding phosphoadenosine phosphosulfate reductase family protein yields MSEEFPDYLDVDYTDGEGESPEDYPTLEDKIEKAIEVTREGLEEYENPAIMWTGGKDSTLTLYFVKEVAEKFDLEVPPTIFIDHFQHFDELHDFVDRWAEEWDLDVIYARNEDVGDYVDENGLDPGDDIPIDALNEQNQHHVRDLLEYEEDTFPFLLDTYVGNHLLKTVALNNALEEHDVDGILSGIRWDEQEARADETFFSPRHDPDVYPPHDRIQPILQFDEAAVWDAFWFYVVPETVEEFPDDGYVPQDYDDLPNGLTHEDIPVSPKYFKGFRSLGSEISTDKASEEPAWLQDLANTTERAGRAQDKEDLMERLRDLGYM; encoded by the coding sequence ATGAGCGAGGAATTCCCCGACTACCTCGACGTCGACTACACGGACGGCGAAGGCGAGTCCCCCGAGGACTACCCCACGCTCGAAGACAAAATCGAGAAGGCGATCGAAGTCACCCGCGAGGGCCTCGAAGAGTACGAGAACCCCGCCATCATGTGGACCGGCGGCAAGGACTCCACGCTCACGCTGTACTTCGTCAAGGAGGTCGCCGAGAAGTTCGACCTCGAAGTCCCGCCGACCATCTTCATCGACCACTTCCAGCACTTCGACGAACTCCACGACTTCGTCGACCGCTGGGCCGAGGAGTGGGACCTCGACGTTATCTACGCCCGCAACGAGGACGTCGGCGACTACGTCGACGAAAACGGCCTCGACCCCGGCGACGACATCCCCATCGACGCCCTCAACGAACAGAACCAGCACCACGTCCGCGACCTCCTCGAGTACGAGGAGGACACCTTCCCGTTCCTGCTGGACACCTACGTCGGCAACCACCTCCTGAAGACCGTCGCGCTCAACAACGCCCTCGAAGAGCACGACGTCGACGGCATTCTTAGCGGGATTCGCTGGGACGAGCAGGAAGCCCGCGCCGACGAGACGTTCTTCAGCCCCCGCCACGACCCCGACGTCTACCCGCCCCACGACCGCATCCAGCCGATCCTCCAGTTCGACGAGGCCGCCGTCTGGGACGCCTTCTGGTTCTACGTCGTCCCCGAAACCGTCGAGGAGTTCCCGGACGACGGCTACGTCCCCCAGGACTACGACGACCTCCCCAACGGCCTCACCCACGAGGACATCCCCGTCTCCCCGAAGTACTTCAAGGGCTTCCGCTCGCTCGGCAGCGAGATCTCCACGGACAAGGCCTCCGAGGAGCCTGCCTGGCTCCAGGACTTGGCGAACACGACCGAGCGCGCCGGCCGCGCCCAAGACAAAGAAGACCTCATGGAGCGCCTCCGCGACCTCGGGTACATGTAG